One stretch of Ailuropoda melanoleuca isolate Jingjing chromosome 20, ASM200744v2, whole genome shotgun sequence DNA includes these proteins:
- the LOC117797249 gene encoding proteasome subunit beta type-5-like: MVIVFLLTLPLFPGLYYVDSEGNRISGATFSVGSGSVYAYGVMDRGYSYDLEVEQAYDLARRAIYQATYRDAYSGGAVNLYHVREDGWIRVSSDNVADLHDEYSGSAP, from the coding sequence ATGGTCATTGTATTCCTGCTAACCTTACCTCTCTTTCCAGGCCTCTACTATGTGGACAGTGAAGGAAACCGGATCTCGGGGGCCACCTTCTCTGTAGGTTCTGGCTCTGTGTATGCCTATGGGGTCATGGATCGGGGTTACTCCTACGACCTAGAGGTGGAACAGGCCTATGATCTGGCCCGCCGAGCCATCTACCAAGCCACCTATAGAGATGCGTACTCGGGAGGCGCAGTCAACCTCTACCACGTGCGGGAGGATGGCTGGATCCGAGTCTCCAGTGACAACGTGGCTGATCTACATGACGAATACAGTGGCTCTGCCCCCTGA
- the LOC100470383 gene encoding proteasome subunit beta type-5, which yields MALASVLERPLPVNGLGFFGLGGRADLLDLGPGSPSDGLSLAAPNWGVTEEPRIEMLHGTTTLAFKFQHGVIVAADSRATAGAYIASQTVKKVIEINPYLLGTMAGGAADCSFWERLLARQCRIYELRNKERISVAAASKLLANMVYQYKGMGLSMGTMICGWDKRGPGLYYVDSEGNRISGATFSVGSGSVYAYGVMDRGYSYDLEVEQAYDLARRAIYQATYRDAYSGGAVNLYHVREDGWIRVSSDNVADLHDEYSGSAP from the exons ATGGCGCTGGCCAGCGTGTTGGAGAGGCCGCTACCGGTGAACGGGCTCGGGTTTTTCGGACTCGGGGGTCGTGCGGATCTGCTGGACCTGGGTCCAGGGAGTCCCAGCGATGGGCTGAGCCTGGCCGCGCCCAACTGGGGTGTCACGGAGGAACCGAGAATCGAAATGCTTCATGGAACCACCACCCTGGCCTTCAAG TTTCAGCATGGAGTCATTGTTGCAGCGGACTCTCGGGCCACAGCGGGTGCCTATATAGCCTCCCAGACAGTAAAGAAGGTGATAGAGATCAATCCCTACCTGCTGGGCACCATGGCTGGGGGCGCAGCCGATTGCAGCTTCTGGGAGCGGCTATTGGCTCGGCAATGTCGAATCTATGAGCTTCGAAACAAGGAACGCATCTCGGTAGCAGCTGCCTCCAAGCTGCTTGCCAACATGGTGTATCAGTATAAAGGCATGGGGCTGTCCATGGGCACCATGATCTGTGGCTGGGATAAGAGAGGCCCTG GCCTCTACTATGTGGACAGTGAAGGAAACCGGATCTCGGGGGCCACCTTCTCTGTAGGTTCTGGCTCTGTGTATGCCTATGGGGTCATGGATCGGGGTTACTCCTACGACCTAGAGGTGGAACAGGCCTATGATCTGGCCCGCCGAGCCATCTACCAAGCCACCTATAGAGATGCGTACTCGGGAGGCGCAGTCAACCTCTACCACGTGCGGGAGGATGGCTGGATCCGAGTCTCCAGTGACAACGTGGCTGATCTACATGACGAATACAGTGGCTCTGCCCCCTGA
- the PSMB11 gene encoding LOW QUALITY PROTEIN: proteasome subunit beta type-11 (The sequence of the model RefSeq protein was modified relative to this genomic sequence to represent the inferred CDS: inserted 2 bases in 1 codon) translates to MALQDVCKWQAPDTQGPSPHLPRAGGWAVPPGWDPGTFVRSHGPGLAHGTTTLAFRFRHGVIAAADTRSSCGNYVQCPASRKIIPVHQHLLGTTSGTSADCATWYRVLRRELRLRALREGQPPSVAGAARLLSAMLSRYRGLDLCVATALCGWDRSGPALFYVYSDGXRLPGNVFSVGSGSPYAYGVLDRGYRYDMSPQEAYALARCAVAHATHRDAYSGGSVDLFHVRESGWEYVSRNDACVLYSQLQKLPEREEEARRDQPEPATLHGGSRVSAETEMLASSPKI, encoded by the exons ATGGCTCTGCAGGACGTGTGCAAGTGGCAGGCCCCCGACACCCAGGGACCATCGCCTCACCTGCCTCGGGCGGGTGGCTGGGCCGTGCCCCCAGGCTGGGACCCTGGAACCTTCGTGCGGAGCCACGGCCCCGGGCTGGCGCATGGCACCACCACCTTGGCCTTCCGCTTCCGCCACGGAGTCATCGCCGCCGCGGACACACGGTCCTCCTGCGGCAACTATGTGCAGTGCCCGGCCTCCCGCAAGATCATCCCCGTGCACCAGCACCTCCTGGGCACCACGTCCGGCACGTCGGCCGACTGCGCCACCTGGTACCGCGTGCTGCGGCGGGAGCTGCGGCTGCGGGCCCTGCGGGAGGGCCAGCCCCCCAGCGTGGCCGGCGCCGCCCGACTCCTGTCGGCCATGCTGTCCCGCTACCGCGGCCTCGATCTGTGCGTGGCCACCGCGCTGTGCGGCTGGGACCGCTCGGGCCCTGCCCTCTTCTACGTCTACAGTGACGG ACGCCTGCCAGGCAACGTCTTCTCCGTGGGCTCCGGATCTCCCTACGCCTACGGCGTGCTGGACCGCGGCTACCGCTACGACATGAGTCCCCAGGAAGCCTACGCCCTGGCCCGCTGCGCCGTGGCCCACGCCACCCACCGCGACGCCTACTCCGGGGGTTCTGTGGACCTTTTCCACGTGCGGGAGAGCGGATGGGAGTACGTGTCACGCAACGACGCCTGTGTGCTGTACTCGCAGCTGCAGAAGCTTCCGGAGCGGGAGGAGGAGGCCCGCCGGGACCAGCCTGAGCCCGCCACCCTGCACGGAGGCTCCAGGGTGTCCGCAGAGACTGAGATGCT AGCTTCCAGTCCCAAGATTTGa
- the CDH24 gene encoding cadherin-24 isoform X2, translating to MWGLVRLLLAWLGGWGCMGRLAAPARAWTGSRGSPGPVLLRNRRSWVWNQFFVIEEYAGPEPVLIGKSLDREEKAQYVLLAQAVDRASNRPLEPPSEFIIKVQDINDNPPIFPLGPYHATVPEMSNVGTSVIQVTAHDADDPSYGNSAKLVYTVLDGLPFFSVDPQTGVVRTAIPNMDRETQEEFLVVIQAKDMGGHMGGLSGSTTVTVTLSDVNDNPPKFPQSLYQFSVVETAGPGTLVGRLRAQDPDLGDNALMAYSILDGEGAEAFSISTDSQGRDGLLTVRKPLDFETRRSYSFRVEATNTLIDPAYLRRGPFKDVASVRVAVQDAPEPPAFTQAAYHLAVPENKAPGTLVGQVSAADLDSPASPIRYSILPHSDPERCFSIEPEDGTIRTVVPLDREARIWHNLTVLATELDSSAQASRVQVDIQILDENDNAPQLAEPYDTFVCDSAAPGQLIQVIRALDRDEVGNSSHVSLQGPLGPDANFTVRDNRDGSASLLLPSRPAPPRQAPYLVPIALWDWGQPALSSTATVTVSVCRCRPDGSVASCRPEAQLSPAGLSTGALLAIITCVGTLLALVVLFVALRRQKQEALMVLEEEDVRENIITYDDEGGGEEDTEAFDISALQNPRPPGPADVAQLLALRLREADDDPSVPPYDSVQVYGYEGRGSSCGSLSSLGSGSEAGGAPGPAEPLDDWGPLFRTLAELYGAKEPPAP from the exons ATGTGGGGCCTGGTGAGGCTCCTGCTGGCctggctgggtggctggggctgcatggggcgcctggcagCCCCAGCCCGGGCCTGGACGGGGTCCCGGGGGAGCCCAGGACCAGTGCTGCTGCGGAACCGAAGGAGCTGGGTGTGGAACCAGTTCTTTGTCATTGAGGAATATGCCGGTCCGGAGCCCGTCCTTATCGGTAAG AGCCTGGACCGGGAGGAGAAGGCACAGTACGTGCTGCTTGCCCAAGCCGTGGACCGAGCCTCAAACCGGCCTCTGGAGCCCCCGTCAGAGTTTATCATCAAGGTGCAGGACATTAATGACAACCCACCTATCTTTCCCCTCGGGCCCTACCACGCCACCGTGCCCGAGATGTCCAATGTCG GGACGTCAGTGATCCAGGTGACTGCTCACGATGCCGACGACCCCAGCTACGGGAACAGTGCCAAGCTGGTGTATACCGTGCTGGATGGACTGCCTTTCTTCTCGGTGGACCCCCAGACTG GAGTGGTGCGTACCGCCATCCCCAACATGGACCGGGAGACGCAGGAGGAGTTCTTGGTGGTGATTCAGGCCAAGGACATGGGCGGCCACATGGGGGGGCTGTCGGGCAGCACTACGGTGACGGTCACCCTCAGCGATGTCAACGACAACCCCCCCAAGTTCCCTCAGA GCCTATACCAGTTCTCGGTGGTGGAGACGGCTGGGCCGGGCACCCTGGTGGGCCGGCTGCGGGCCCAGGACCCCGATCTGGGGGACAACGCCCTCATGGCATACAGCATCCTGGACGGAGAGGGGGCTGAAGCCTTCAGCATCAGCACAGACTCCCAGGGTCGAGATGGGCTCCTCACTGTCCGCAAG CCCCTAGACTTCGAGACCCGGCGCTCCTATTCCTTCCGCGTGGAGGCCACCAACACCCTCATCGACCCAGCCTACTTGAGGCGAGGGCCCTTCAAGGACGTGGCCTCCGTGCGTGTGGCTGTGCAGGATGCCCCAGAGCCACCTGCCTTCACCCAGGCTGCCTATCACCTGGCGGTGCCTGAGAACAAAGCTCCCGGGACACTGGTGGGCCAGGTCTCAGCAGCAGACCTGGATTCCCCAGCCAGCCCAATCAG ATACTCCATCCTCCCCCACTCGGATCCAGAGCGCTGCTTCTCCATCGAGCCCGAAGACGGCACCATCCGCACGGTGGTGCCCCTGGACCGCGAGGCTCGCATCTGGCACAACCTCACGGTGCTGGCCACAGAGCTCG ACAGCTCCGCACAGGCCTCCCGTGTGCAAGTGGACATCCAGATCCTGGACGAGAATGACAACGCTCCCCAGCTGGCCGAGCCCTACGACACCTTCGTGTGTGACTCTGCAGCCCCTGGCCAG CTGATTCAGGTCATCCGGGCCCTGGACAGAGATGAGGTGGGCAACAGTAGCCATGTCTCCCTTCAAGGCCCTCTGGGCCCTGATGCCAACTTCACTGTCCGAGACAACCGAG ATGGCTCCGCCAGCCTGCTGCTGCCCTCTCGCCCTGCTCCGCCCCGCCAGGCACCCTATCTGGTTCCCATAGCACTGTGGGACTGGGGGCAGCCAGCCCTGAGCAGCACTGCCACAGTGACTGTCAGCGTGTGCCGGTGCCGGCCCGACGGCTCCGTGGCTTCCTGCCGGCCCGAGGCTCAGCTCTCACCCGCGGGGCTCAGCACCGGGGCCCTGCTTGCCATCATCACCTGTGTGGGCACCCTGCTTG ccctggtgGTGCTGTTCGTGGCCCTGCGGCGGCAGAAGCAGGAAGCGCTGATGGTGCTGGAAGAGGAGGACGTCCGCGAGAACATCATCACCTACGACGACGAGGGCGGCGGCGAAGAGGACACGGAGGCCTTCGACATCAGCGCCCTGCAGAACCCCAGGCCCCCCGGCCCCGCGGACGTGGCCCAGCTCCTGGCGCTGCGGCTCCGCGAGGCGGACGACGACCCCAGCGTGCCGCCCTACGACTCGGTGCAGGTGTACGGCTACGAGGGCCGCGGCTCTTCCTGCGGCTCCCTCAGCTCCCTGGGCTCCGGCAGCGAGGCGGGGGGCGCCCCGGGCCCCGCCGAGCCGCTGGACGACTGGGGGCCGCTCTTCCGCACCCTGGCCGAGCTGTACGGGGCCAAGGAACCCCCGGCCCCCTGA
- the CDH24 gene encoding cadherin-24 isoform X1 — translation MWGLVRLLLAWLGGWGCMGRLAAPARAWTGSRGSPGPVLLRNRRSWVWNQFFVIEEYAGPEPVLIGKLHSDVDRGEGRTKYLLTGEGAGTVFVIDEATGNIHVTKSLDREEKAQYVLLAQAVDRASNRPLEPPSEFIIKVQDINDNPPIFPLGPYHATVPEMSNVGTSVIQVTAHDADDPSYGNSAKLVYTVLDGLPFFSVDPQTGVVRTAIPNMDRETQEEFLVVIQAKDMGGHMGGLSGSTTVTVTLSDVNDNPPKFPQSLYQFSVVETAGPGTLVGRLRAQDPDLGDNALMAYSILDGEGAEAFSISTDSQGRDGLLTVRKPLDFETRRSYSFRVEATNTLIDPAYLRRGPFKDVASVRVAVQDAPEPPAFTQAAYHLAVPENKAPGTLVGQVSAADLDSPASPIRYSILPHSDPERCFSIEPEDGTIRTVVPLDREARIWHNLTVLATELDSSAQASRVQVDIQILDENDNAPQLAEPYDTFVCDSAAPGQLIQVIRALDRDEVGNSSHVSLQGPLGPDANFTVRDNRDGSASLLLPSRPAPPRQAPYLVPIALWDWGQPALSSTATVTVSVCRCRPDGSVASCRPEAQLSPAGLSTGALLAIITCVGTLLALVVLFVALRRQKQEALMVLEEEDVRENIITYDDEGGGEEDTEAFDISALQNPRPPGPADVAQLLALRLREADDDPSVPPYDSVQVYGYEGRGSSCGSLSSLGSGSEAGGAPGPAEPLDDWGPLFRTLAELYGAKEPPAP, via the exons ATGTGGGGCCTGGTGAGGCTCCTGCTGGCctggctgggtggctggggctgcatggggcgcctggcagCCCCAGCCCGGGCCTGGACGGGGTCCCGGGGGAGCCCAGGACCAGTGCTGCTGCGGAACCGAAGGAGCTGGGTGTGGAACCAGTTCTTTGTCATTGAGGAATATGCCGGTCCGGAGCCCGTCCTTATCGGTAAG CTGCACTCGGATGTGGACAGGGGCGAGGGCCGCACCAAGTACCTGCTGaccggggagggggcaggcactgTATTTGTGATTGATGAGGCCACAGGCAATATCCATGTCACCAAGAGCCTGGACCGGGAGGAGAAGGCACAGTACGTGCTGCTTGCCCAAGCCGTGGACCGAGCCTCAAACCGGCCTCTGGAGCCCCCGTCAGAGTTTATCATCAAGGTGCAGGACATTAATGACAACCCACCTATCTTTCCCCTCGGGCCCTACCACGCCACCGTGCCCGAGATGTCCAATGTCG GGACGTCAGTGATCCAGGTGACTGCTCACGATGCCGACGACCCCAGCTACGGGAACAGTGCCAAGCTGGTGTATACCGTGCTGGATGGACTGCCTTTCTTCTCGGTGGACCCCCAGACTG GAGTGGTGCGTACCGCCATCCCCAACATGGACCGGGAGACGCAGGAGGAGTTCTTGGTGGTGATTCAGGCCAAGGACATGGGCGGCCACATGGGGGGGCTGTCGGGCAGCACTACGGTGACGGTCACCCTCAGCGATGTCAACGACAACCCCCCCAAGTTCCCTCAGA GCCTATACCAGTTCTCGGTGGTGGAGACGGCTGGGCCGGGCACCCTGGTGGGCCGGCTGCGGGCCCAGGACCCCGATCTGGGGGACAACGCCCTCATGGCATACAGCATCCTGGACGGAGAGGGGGCTGAAGCCTTCAGCATCAGCACAGACTCCCAGGGTCGAGATGGGCTCCTCACTGTCCGCAAG CCCCTAGACTTCGAGACCCGGCGCTCCTATTCCTTCCGCGTGGAGGCCACCAACACCCTCATCGACCCAGCCTACTTGAGGCGAGGGCCCTTCAAGGACGTGGCCTCCGTGCGTGTGGCTGTGCAGGATGCCCCAGAGCCACCTGCCTTCACCCAGGCTGCCTATCACCTGGCGGTGCCTGAGAACAAAGCTCCCGGGACACTGGTGGGCCAGGTCTCAGCAGCAGACCTGGATTCCCCAGCCAGCCCAATCAG ATACTCCATCCTCCCCCACTCGGATCCAGAGCGCTGCTTCTCCATCGAGCCCGAAGACGGCACCATCCGCACGGTGGTGCCCCTGGACCGCGAGGCTCGCATCTGGCACAACCTCACGGTGCTGGCCACAGAGCTCG ACAGCTCCGCACAGGCCTCCCGTGTGCAAGTGGACATCCAGATCCTGGACGAGAATGACAACGCTCCCCAGCTGGCCGAGCCCTACGACACCTTCGTGTGTGACTCTGCAGCCCCTGGCCAG CTGATTCAGGTCATCCGGGCCCTGGACAGAGATGAGGTGGGCAACAGTAGCCATGTCTCCCTTCAAGGCCCTCTGGGCCCTGATGCCAACTTCACTGTCCGAGACAACCGAG ATGGCTCCGCCAGCCTGCTGCTGCCCTCTCGCCCTGCTCCGCCCCGCCAGGCACCCTATCTGGTTCCCATAGCACTGTGGGACTGGGGGCAGCCAGCCCTGAGCAGCACTGCCACAGTGACTGTCAGCGTGTGCCGGTGCCGGCCCGACGGCTCCGTGGCTTCCTGCCGGCCCGAGGCTCAGCTCTCACCCGCGGGGCTCAGCACCGGGGCCCTGCTTGCCATCATCACCTGTGTGGGCACCCTGCTTG ccctggtgGTGCTGTTCGTGGCCCTGCGGCGGCAGAAGCAGGAAGCGCTGATGGTGCTGGAAGAGGAGGACGTCCGCGAGAACATCATCACCTACGACGACGAGGGCGGCGGCGAAGAGGACACGGAGGCCTTCGACATCAGCGCCCTGCAGAACCCCAGGCCCCCCGGCCCCGCGGACGTGGCCCAGCTCCTGGCGCTGCGGCTCCGCGAGGCGGACGACGACCCCAGCGTGCCGCCCTACGACTCGGTGCAGGTGTACGGCTACGAGGGCCGCGGCTCTTCCTGCGGCTCCCTCAGCTCCCTGGGCTCCGGCAGCGAGGCGGGGGGCGCCCCGGGCCCCGCCGAGCCGCTGGACGACTGGGGGCCGCTCTTCCGCACCCTGGCCGAGCTGTACGGGGCCAAGGAACCCCCGGCCCCCTGA
- the CDH24 gene encoding cadherin-24 isoform X3 translates to MPVRSPSLSSLDREEKAQYVLLAQAVDRASNRPLEPPSEFIIKVQDINDNPPIFPLGPYHATVPEMSNVGTSVIQVTAHDADDPSYGNSAKLVYTVLDGLPFFSVDPQTGVVRTAIPNMDRETQEEFLVVIQAKDMGGHMGGLSGSTTVTVTLSDVNDNPPKFPQSLYQFSVVETAGPGTLVGRLRAQDPDLGDNALMAYSILDGEGAEAFSISTDSQGRDGLLTVRKPLDFETRRSYSFRVEATNTLIDPAYLRRGPFKDVASVRVAVQDAPEPPAFTQAAYHLAVPENKAPGTLVGQVSAADLDSPASPIRYSILPHSDPERCFSIEPEDGTIRTVVPLDREARIWHNLTVLATELDSSAQASRVQVDIQILDENDNAPQLAEPYDTFVCDSAAPGQLIQVIRALDRDEVGNSSHVSLQGPLGPDANFTVRDNRDGSASLLLPSRPAPPRQAPYLVPIALWDWGQPALSSTATVTVSVCRCRPDGSVASCRPEAQLSPAGLSTGALLAIITCVGTLLALVVLFVALRRQKQEALMVLEEEDVRENIITYDDEGGGEEDTEAFDISALQNPRPPGPADVAQLLALRLREADDDPSVPPYDSVQVYGYEGRGSSCGSLSSLGSGSEAGGAPGPAEPLDDWGPLFRTLAELYGAKEPPAP, encoded by the exons ATGCCGGTCCGGAGCCCGTCCTTATCG AGCCTGGACCGGGAGGAGAAGGCACAGTACGTGCTGCTTGCCCAAGCCGTGGACCGAGCCTCAAACCGGCCTCTGGAGCCCCCGTCAGAGTTTATCATCAAGGTGCAGGACATTAATGACAACCCACCTATCTTTCCCCTCGGGCCCTACCACGCCACCGTGCCCGAGATGTCCAATGTCG GGACGTCAGTGATCCAGGTGACTGCTCACGATGCCGACGACCCCAGCTACGGGAACAGTGCCAAGCTGGTGTATACCGTGCTGGATGGACTGCCTTTCTTCTCGGTGGACCCCCAGACTG GAGTGGTGCGTACCGCCATCCCCAACATGGACCGGGAGACGCAGGAGGAGTTCTTGGTGGTGATTCAGGCCAAGGACATGGGCGGCCACATGGGGGGGCTGTCGGGCAGCACTACGGTGACGGTCACCCTCAGCGATGTCAACGACAACCCCCCCAAGTTCCCTCAGA GCCTATACCAGTTCTCGGTGGTGGAGACGGCTGGGCCGGGCACCCTGGTGGGCCGGCTGCGGGCCCAGGACCCCGATCTGGGGGACAACGCCCTCATGGCATACAGCATCCTGGACGGAGAGGGGGCTGAAGCCTTCAGCATCAGCACAGACTCCCAGGGTCGAGATGGGCTCCTCACTGTCCGCAAG CCCCTAGACTTCGAGACCCGGCGCTCCTATTCCTTCCGCGTGGAGGCCACCAACACCCTCATCGACCCAGCCTACTTGAGGCGAGGGCCCTTCAAGGACGTGGCCTCCGTGCGTGTGGCTGTGCAGGATGCCCCAGAGCCACCTGCCTTCACCCAGGCTGCCTATCACCTGGCGGTGCCTGAGAACAAAGCTCCCGGGACACTGGTGGGCCAGGTCTCAGCAGCAGACCTGGATTCCCCAGCCAGCCCAATCAG ATACTCCATCCTCCCCCACTCGGATCCAGAGCGCTGCTTCTCCATCGAGCCCGAAGACGGCACCATCCGCACGGTGGTGCCCCTGGACCGCGAGGCTCGCATCTGGCACAACCTCACGGTGCTGGCCACAGAGCTCG ACAGCTCCGCACAGGCCTCCCGTGTGCAAGTGGACATCCAGATCCTGGACGAGAATGACAACGCTCCCCAGCTGGCCGAGCCCTACGACACCTTCGTGTGTGACTCTGCAGCCCCTGGCCAG CTGATTCAGGTCATCCGGGCCCTGGACAGAGATGAGGTGGGCAACAGTAGCCATGTCTCCCTTCAAGGCCCTCTGGGCCCTGATGCCAACTTCACTGTCCGAGACAACCGAG ATGGCTCCGCCAGCCTGCTGCTGCCCTCTCGCCCTGCTCCGCCCCGCCAGGCACCCTATCTGGTTCCCATAGCACTGTGGGACTGGGGGCAGCCAGCCCTGAGCAGCACTGCCACAGTGACTGTCAGCGTGTGCCGGTGCCGGCCCGACGGCTCCGTGGCTTCCTGCCGGCCCGAGGCTCAGCTCTCACCCGCGGGGCTCAGCACCGGGGCCCTGCTTGCCATCATCACCTGTGTGGGCACCCTGCTTG ccctggtgGTGCTGTTCGTGGCCCTGCGGCGGCAGAAGCAGGAAGCGCTGATGGTGCTGGAAGAGGAGGACGTCCGCGAGAACATCATCACCTACGACGACGAGGGCGGCGGCGAAGAGGACACGGAGGCCTTCGACATCAGCGCCCTGCAGAACCCCAGGCCCCCCGGCCCCGCGGACGTGGCCCAGCTCCTGGCGCTGCGGCTCCGCGAGGCGGACGACGACCCCAGCGTGCCGCCCTACGACTCGGTGCAGGTGTACGGCTACGAGGGCCGCGGCTCTTCCTGCGGCTCCCTCAGCTCCCTGGGCTCCGGCAGCGAGGCGGGGGGCGCCCCGGGCCCCGCCGAGCCGCTGGACGACTGGGGGCCGCTCTTCCGCACCCTGGCCGAGCTGTACGGGGCCAAGGAACCCCCGGCCCCCTGA
- the CDH24 gene encoding cadherin-24 isoform X4: protein MTTHLSFPSGPTTPPCPRCPMSALPLLSGVPGSPTGTSVIQVTAHDADDPSYGNSAKLVYTVLDGLPFFSVDPQTGVVRTAIPNMDRETQEEFLVVIQAKDMGGHMGGLSGSTTVTVTLSDVNDNPPKFPQSLYQFSVVETAGPGTLVGRLRAQDPDLGDNALMAYSILDGEGAEAFSISTDSQGRDGLLTVRKPLDFETRRSYSFRVEATNTLIDPAYLRRGPFKDVASVRVAVQDAPEPPAFTQAAYHLAVPENKAPGTLVGQVSAADLDSPASPIRYSILPHSDPERCFSIEPEDGTIRTVVPLDREARIWHNLTVLATELDSSAQASRVQVDIQILDENDNAPQLAEPYDTFVCDSAAPGQLIQVIRALDRDEVGNSSHVSLQGPLGPDANFTVRDNRDGSASLLLPSRPAPPRQAPYLVPIALWDWGQPALSSTATVTVSVCRCRPDGSVASCRPEAQLSPAGLSTGALLAIITCVGTLLALVVLFVALRRQKQEALMVLEEEDVRENIITYDDEGGGEEDTEAFDISALQNPRPPGPADVAQLLALRLREADDDPSVPPYDSVQVYGYEGRGSSCGSLSSLGSGSEAGGAPGPAEPLDDWGPLFRTLAELYGAKEPPAP from the exons ATGACAACCCACCTATCTTTCCCCTCGGGCCCTACCACGCCACCGTGCCCGAGATGTCCAATGTCG gccctgcccctgctgAGTGGGGTGCCGGGATCCCCCACAGGGACGTCAGTGATCCAGGTGACTGCTCACGATGCCGACGACCCCAGCTACGGGAACAGTGCCAAGCTGGTGTATACCGTGCTGGATGGACTGCCTTTCTTCTCGGTGGACCCCCAGACTG GAGTGGTGCGTACCGCCATCCCCAACATGGACCGGGAGACGCAGGAGGAGTTCTTGGTGGTGATTCAGGCCAAGGACATGGGCGGCCACATGGGGGGGCTGTCGGGCAGCACTACGGTGACGGTCACCCTCAGCGATGTCAACGACAACCCCCCCAAGTTCCCTCAGA GCCTATACCAGTTCTCGGTGGTGGAGACGGCTGGGCCGGGCACCCTGGTGGGCCGGCTGCGGGCCCAGGACCCCGATCTGGGGGACAACGCCCTCATGGCATACAGCATCCTGGACGGAGAGGGGGCTGAAGCCTTCAGCATCAGCACAGACTCCCAGGGTCGAGATGGGCTCCTCACTGTCCGCAAG CCCCTAGACTTCGAGACCCGGCGCTCCTATTCCTTCCGCGTGGAGGCCACCAACACCCTCATCGACCCAGCCTACTTGAGGCGAGGGCCCTTCAAGGACGTGGCCTCCGTGCGTGTGGCTGTGCAGGATGCCCCAGAGCCACCTGCCTTCACCCAGGCTGCCTATCACCTGGCGGTGCCTGAGAACAAAGCTCCCGGGACACTGGTGGGCCAGGTCTCAGCAGCAGACCTGGATTCCCCAGCCAGCCCAATCAG ATACTCCATCCTCCCCCACTCGGATCCAGAGCGCTGCTTCTCCATCGAGCCCGAAGACGGCACCATCCGCACGGTGGTGCCCCTGGACCGCGAGGCTCGCATCTGGCACAACCTCACGGTGCTGGCCACAGAGCTCG ACAGCTCCGCACAGGCCTCCCGTGTGCAAGTGGACATCCAGATCCTGGACGAGAATGACAACGCTCCCCAGCTGGCCGAGCCCTACGACACCTTCGTGTGTGACTCTGCAGCCCCTGGCCAG CTGATTCAGGTCATCCGGGCCCTGGACAGAGATGAGGTGGGCAACAGTAGCCATGTCTCCCTTCAAGGCCCTCTGGGCCCTGATGCCAACTTCACTGTCCGAGACAACCGAG ATGGCTCCGCCAGCCTGCTGCTGCCCTCTCGCCCTGCTCCGCCCCGCCAGGCACCCTATCTGGTTCCCATAGCACTGTGGGACTGGGGGCAGCCAGCCCTGAGCAGCACTGCCACAGTGACTGTCAGCGTGTGCCGGTGCCGGCCCGACGGCTCCGTGGCTTCCTGCCGGCCCGAGGCTCAGCTCTCACCCGCGGGGCTCAGCACCGGGGCCCTGCTTGCCATCATCACCTGTGTGGGCACCCTGCTTG ccctggtgGTGCTGTTCGTGGCCCTGCGGCGGCAGAAGCAGGAAGCGCTGATGGTGCTGGAAGAGGAGGACGTCCGCGAGAACATCATCACCTACGACGACGAGGGCGGCGGCGAAGAGGACACGGAGGCCTTCGACATCAGCGCCCTGCAGAACCCCAGGCCCCCCGGCCCCGCGGACGTGGCCCAGCTCCTGGCGCTGCGGCTCCGCGAGGCGGACGACGACCCCAGCGTGCCGCCCTACGACTCGGTGCAGGTGTACGGCTACGAGGGCCGCGGCTCTTCCTGCGGCTCCCTCAGCTCCCTGGGCTCCGGCAGCGAGGCGGGGGGCGCCCCGGGCCCCGCCGAGCCGCTGGACGACTGGGGGCCGCTCTTCCGCACCCTGGCCGAGCTGTACGGGGCCAAGGAACCCCCGGCCCCCTGA